One Thermoanaerobacter pseudethanolicus ATCC 33223 DNA window includes the following coding sequences:
- a CDS encoding PucR family transcriptional regulator codes for MIGYDLIKKVAYDIQKNLQMPLYIIDKSGNLIYGNKDFFEKKAGFLEIKVEYIDEKDIYEVGEFICYNIFYNNVLFFTIALERKDEQSKKVLYLISLIFEQLLQKYNREEFLIEALTGKLSVNLVSYYAEKYKINKNVKYTVAIVESNNEIDDAIKIITNIFDKGNLYTVKFDDKRFVTIFSYKGNNSLIELYKTMKDMIESEGYMKVKIASSSSFVPIENIHIAYREAETALLIGQKLEDEKGIYIYEDYSFPEILWGIDIEKVNNFIKKRNIDFGIFKDEELIQTLNAFFRNSLNLSETARELYIHRNTLVYRLDKIFKMTGLDAKNFDDAVLLKTIMILTKLYNIPR; via the coding sequence ATGATCGGCTATGACCTTATAAAAAAGGTGGCTTACGATATTCAAAAAAATCTTCAAATGCCGTTATATATAATAGATAAGTCAGGAAATTTAATTTACGGTAACAAAGATTTTTTTGAAAAAAAAGCAGGATTTTTAGAGATAAAGGTAGAATATATTGATGAAAAAGATATATATGAAGTAGGAGAATTTATATGCTATAACATATTTTACAATAATGTTCTCTTTTTTACTATCGCTTTAGAAAGAAAAGATGAACAATCAAAAAAAGTGCTTTATCTAATTTCTCTAATTTTTGAACAATTGCTGCAGAAATATAATAGAGAAGAGTTTTTGATAGAGGCTTTAACAGGTAAATTAAGCGTAAATTTAGTGTCGTATTATGCTGAAAAATATAAAATAAATAAGAATGTGAAATACACAGTAGCAATTGTCGAATCGAATAATGAAATTGATGATGCGATAAAGATAATTACAAATATTTTTGATAAAGGCAATTTATATACTGTAAAATTTGATGATAAAAGATTTGTAACGATATTTTCTTACAAAGGAAATAACTCTTTAATAGAACTTTATAAAACTATGAAAGATATGATAGAATCTGAAGGCTATATGAAAGTAAAAATAGCTAGTTCTTCTTCCTTTGTGCCAATTGAGAATATACATATCGCCTATAGGGAAGCAGAGACAGCCTTACTTATTGGACAAAAATTGGAAGATGAAAAAGGAATATATATTTACGAAGATTACAGCTTTCCAGAAATTTTATGGGGAATTGATATAGAGAAGGTAAATAATTTTATTAAAAAAAGAAATATTGATTTTGGTATTTTCAAAGATGAGGAATTGATACAAACCTTAAATGCTTTTTTCAGGAATAGTTTAAATTTGAGTGAGACTGCCAGAGAGTTATACATTCATAGGAATACATTAGTTTATAGACTTGATAAAATTTTTAAAATGACAGGTCTGGATGCTAAAAATTTTGATGATGCTGTCCTATTAAAGACGATCATGATTTTGACCAAATTATATAATATTCCGAGGTGA
- the ftsE gene encoding cell division ATP-binding protein FtsE has translation MIKFINVSKRYNKDIIALSNISFEIESGEFVFIVGPSGAGKSTLIKLLLKEEEPTSGSIMINKKDITKLKKREIPYLRRSMGVVFQDFRLLPNKTVFENVAFAMEIVGAHPKEIRRKVPMVLALVGLSDKADKYPRQLSGGEQQRVSLARAIVNEPSILIADEPTGNLDPDTSWEIVKLISEINKRGTTVVMATHAKDIVDAMKKRVIALEKGNIVRDEVRGAYGYAL, from the coding sequence TTGATTAAATTTATAAATGTATCCAAAAGATACAATAAAGATATAATTGCTCTTTCAAATATTAGTTTTGAAATTGAAAGTGGGGAATTTGTATTTATTGTTGGGCCTAGTGGCGCAGGTAAATCAACTTTAATTAAATTATTGCTAAAAGAGGAAGAACCTACTTCTGGCAGTATTATGATTAATAAAAAAGATATAACAAAACTTAAAAAGCGTGAGATACCTTATTTGAGAAGGAGTATGGGGGTAGTTTTTCAAGATTTTAGATTGCTTCCTAATAAAACAGTGTTTGAGAATGTTGCCTTTGCTATGGAAATAGTTGGAGCACATCCAAAGGAGATAAGAAGAAAAGTCCCAATGGTATTGGCATTAGTAGGGTTAAGTGATAAAGCGGACAAGTATCCTAGGCAGCTGTCTGGTGGAGAACAACAAAGGGTTTCTTTAGCAAGAGCTATTGTAAATGAACCTTCTATTCTTATAGCAGACGAGCCTACTGGTAATCTTGATCCTGATACTTCCTGGGAAATTGTAAAACTCATTTCTGAAATAAACAAAAGAGGCACTACAGTTGTTATGGCCACCCATGCAAAAGATATAGTAGATGCCATGAAAAAAAGAGTAATAGCGCTGGAGAAAGGAAACATAGTACGAGACGAAGTAAGGGGTGCTTATGGATATGCTCTTTAG